A stretch of the Capsicum annuum cultivar UCD-10X-F1 chromosome 8, UCD10Xv1.1, whole genome shotgun sequence genome encodes the following:
- the LOC107839931 gene encoding cocosin 1: protein MDLILASKKADKTIVEVEGVGGYYTWSRKFPVLSQKKLAAGLLVLQPRGFALPHYADSSKIAYVIEGECIAGLISPEDSKEEVIKIQKGDSVPVPIGATSWWYNGGDTRLSIIFLGESGEYTPGEFCYFFLTGAAGILNGFSNELLAQTFHMTKTESEKLKKDQSSLNIIIKISEGIKTPDPCNSGIHKLVFNLDGAKPSVEMKNGGLLTSVSVRDLPLLGDIGLSANRVVLEGGGMLGPLFTADSSVHLSYVTKGSGRVVIVGLFGKVVLDTKVDEGDLFFVPKFFPFVVEADEGGIEFFSVKTSSKQIYGALSGGPKSVFVAESPSILEASLNMTPDFTKSFKSKIAKGAVIAPP from the exons aTGGATTTAATATTGGCATCGAAAAAAGCTGACAAAACTATAGTTGAAGTTGAAGGAGTTGGTGGATACTACACATGGTCAAGAAAGTTTCCTGTTCTTAGCCAGAAAAAACTTGCTGCTGGATTATTAGTTCTTCAGCCTCGTGGATTTGCTTTACCTCACTATGCTGATTCCTCAAAAATTGCTTATGTTATTGAAG gTGAATGCATTGCTGGACTAATATCACCAGAAGATTCAAAAGAAGAagttataaaaatacaaaaaggggATTCTGTACCAGTTCCAATAGGAGCAACGTCATGGTGGTACAATGGAGGTGACACTAGACTGTCAATAATTTTTTTGGGAGAATCTGGTGAATACACACCTGGTGAATTTTGCTATTTCTTTTTAACTGGAGCTGCTGGTATTCTAAATGGATTCTCTAATGAGTTACTTGCTCAAACTTTTCACATGACCAAAACGGAATCTGAAAAACTTAAAAAAGACCAAAGTAgtttaaatatcataataaagataaGTGAAGGTATAAAAACTCCAGACCCATGCAACAGTGGGATACACAAGTTGGTTTTCAACTTGGATGGTGCAAAGCCTAGTGTTGAGATGAAAAATGGTGGACTTTTAACTTCGGTAAGTGTTAGGGATTTACCATTGCTTGGAGACATTGGATTAAGCGCGAATCGCGTAGTTTTGGAAGGTGGTGGCATGCTTGGTCCGCTTTTTACAGCAGATTCGTCAGTTCATTTGAGTTATGTGACGAAAGGAAGTGGCCGTGTTGTAATTGTTGGACTATTTGGTAAGGTTGTGTTGGACACTAAAGTGGATGAAGGTGACTTGTTCTTTGTACCAAAATTCTTTCCATTTGTTGTTGAAGCTGATGAAGGAGGAATTGAATTCTTCTCTGTGAAAACATCGTCAAA gcAAATATATGGAGCACTATCTGGTGGGCCAAAGTCTGTTTTTGTAGCAGAATCTCCATCAATTTTAGAGGCCTCTCTAAATATGACTCCAGATTTTACCAAGTCCTTCAAGTCCAAGATTGCAAAGGGTGCAGTCATTGCCCCACCTTAA